GCTTCCTCGAGACCGCGGGTGCGGTCGGGGCCCTGTTCCTGATCCCCACGCCGGGCGCACTGGCCCGGTCCCAGTTCTTCCCTCGCAAGGACACTCCCATGGCGCACACGCTGCCGCCGCTGCCCTATGACTACACCGCGCTGGAGCCGCACATCGACGAGCAGACGATGCGGATCCACCACGACAAGCACCACGCCGCCTACGTCAACAACCTGAATGCCGCCCTCGAGGGCCACGCGGAGCTGCAGGCGAAGGGCCTCGACGCCCTGATTGCGCACCTCGACGCGGTCCCGGAGGGGATCCGGACCGCGGTGCGGAACAACGGGGGTGGCCACCACAACCACACCCTGTTCTGGGAGATCATGGCGCCGGGCGGCGCCAAGGAGCCCACCGGGGCGCTGGCCGAGGCGATGACCAAGACCTTCGGTGGCTTCGACAAGTTCAAGGAGGCCTTTGCCAAGGCGTGCACCACCCGCTTCGGCAGCGGCTGGGCGTGGCTGGCGCGCAAGCAGGATGGCACGCTCGAGGTCTACAGCACCGCCAACCAGGACAGCCCGGTCATGGAGGGGAAGACGCCTCTGCTCGGCTGTGATGTCTGGGAGCACGCCTACTACCTGAAGTACCAGAACCGCCGGCCGGACTACGTGAACGCCTGGTGGAGCGTGGTCAACTGGACCGAGGTCGGGACGCGCTACGGTCGCTGAGCCGTGCTGGACCCGCGCGCGCGATCGCGCGCGCGGCTGGACGCGCGCACTCTGGTGCGCGCCGGACCTGCGCAAGGATCTCCTGGATGTCGATGCCCGCCGTGGGCGCCCCCGCCCCCGACTTCACCCTCGCCTCCACCAGCGGCAGCACGGTGACCCTCTCCGCCCTCCGCGGCCGGAACGTGCTGCTGGCGTTCTTCCCGCTGGCGTT
The Gemmatimonadota bacterium DNA segment above includes these coding regions:
- a CDS encoding superoxide dismutase — encoded protein: MAHTLPPLPYDYTALEPHIDEQTMRIHHDKHHAAYVNNLNAALEGHAELQAKGLDALIAHLDAVPEGIRTAVRNNGGGHHNHTLFWEIMAPGGAKEPTGALAEAMTKTFGGFDKFKEAFAKACTTRFGSGWAWLARKQDGTLEVYSTANQDSPVMEGKTPLLGCDVWEHAYYLKYQNRRPDYVNAWWSVVNWTEVGTRYGR